CGGGGACGGACCCATGTCGATGCCCTCGGCGTCGGCATTGAGCTCGCAAGCCAGACCGAACAGCTCGACCAGGGTCTTACCGGCCGACGCCATGGCATCACGCGGACGCATGGCCTGCTTGGTCTCGACGTCGACGATCAGCTTGTCGAAGTCGGTGCGCTGCTCGACACGGGTCGCCTCGACCTTGTACGTGACCCTGAGCACCGGCGAGTAGATCGAGTCGACCGGGATACGGCCGATCTCCTGGCCCGCCTGCTTGTTCTGCACGGCGGAGACATAGCCGCGACCGCGCTCGACGGTCAGCTCCATCTCCAGCTTGCCCTTGCCGTTCAGCGTGGCCAGGACCAGGTCGGGGTTGAGCACCTCGACCCCGGCCGGAGGCGCGATGCCGGCGGCGGTGACCAGACCCGGGCCCTGCTTGCGCAGGTACATCACGACCGGCTCGTCGTGCTCCGAGGAGACGACCAGCTGCTTGATGTTCAGGATCATGTCGGTGACGTCCTCCTTGACGCCCGGCACGGTGGTGAACTCGTGCAGGACACCGTCGATACGGACGGACGTGACCGCCGCACCCGGAATCGAGGACAGGAGCGTACGGCGGAGCGAGTTGCCGAGGGTGTAACCGAAGCCCGGCTCCAGCGGCTCGATCACGAACCGGGAGCGGTACTCCTCGACAACCTCTTCGGTCAGCGACGGACGCTGAGCAATCAGCACGAGGCATTACCTCCAAGGTTCGGCGCCCGCTATGTAACGCCGTAGACACCACGAAGGGTACGCCCGTCTGCGGCCCACCCGGCTGGCTCGGCTCCCGCTGAAGAGACGTCCGACGATCAGCGGCGCCCACCCCTGAGAGGCAGCCGCCGGCCCAAGCCGTAAGCGCATACTGGGGGCGATGAAAAAGCCTCCTGCACCGAAGCGTCATTTGCCTACCAGCCCCTTCAAGGCCCCGCTCACGCCGGCACCCAAGCACTTCGCCGTGGGCGACCAGGTCACACACGACATGCACGGCCTCGGCCGTGTGATCGGCATCGAGGACGGAATCGCGGCACTCGTGGACTTCGGCGCAGCGCGCATGCGGATCTTGAGCCCGTACGACAAGATGACCAAACTCTAGAGTCGGCGGCTGCGCGCGCGTACTACGCAGAAACGGGCAGCCTGGCCGCTCCGGCCACCGCCACTGCCCTGGACGGCGCTGTCACGTTGGCTGGCGGCGTGAGATGATCTTCAAGTTGATCACGCTCGGGAGGGGCTTGTCGTGGAGAGCGCGTCGCTGTCGTACAAGGGGCACCGCTACCCGGCGGAGATCATCGCGCACTGCGTGTGGCTGTACTTCCGTTTCCCGCTCAGCTTCCGCGAGGTCGAGGAGCTGATGTTCCAGCGCGGGGTGACCGTGTCCTACGAGACCGTGCGTCGCTGGTGTGCGAAGTTCGGGCAGGCATACGCCGCGGGCCTGCGGCGTCGCCGGCCCGAGCCGGGCGACAAGTGGCATCTCGACGAGGTCTTCGTAAAGATCGGCGGTGAGCGGCAGTACCTGTGGCGGGCCGTCGACCAGCACGGTGACGTCCTGGACGTTCTCGTGCAGTCCCGCCGTGACGCGACGGCCGCCAAGCGGTTCATGGCCAGGCTCATGAAGAAGCAGTGCCGCGTCCCGCGGGTGCTGGTCACCGACAAGCTGAAGAGCTACGGGGTCGCCCACCGCGAGCTCATGGCCTCGGTCGAGCACCGCTCCCACAAGGGGCTGAACAACCGGGCCGAGAACAGCCACCAGCCCACCCGCCAGCGGGAACGCGCCATGAAGCACTTCCGCTCACCCGGCGCGGCCCAGCGGTTCCTGTCCGCGTTCAGCGGCATCTCACCCCACTTCCGGCCCCGACGGAATCTTCTGACCGCCGCTCAGCACCGCTTCGAGATGACCCTCCGCTTCACCCTCTGGGACCACATCACCGGCAGCATCGGCCTGTCCACCGCGGCCTGACCCAGGACCCGAAAACCAGCCCCACCACACCCCGACACACCATCAGACGCACACGACAACGTGACAGCACCGCCTGGACCGCTGCGTCAGCTCCTGCGCGAACATCGCGCGGACGGACCACCACGCCGAACAGCTCCGTCAGTGGGCCGCCGTCCTGGACAAGCGAGCCGGCCGCCTGCCTGACCCCATCGGCGGCCGCCTGCGCCACAACGCCGACCGGCTACGCACGATCGCCGACGAACACGACCGCACCCGCATCACCCTGCTGGAGAGCACCCCATGACCCCTGCCCTGAACGAACGCGACCGCATGTCGGCGTACACGTGAACGTGGCCCTGGCAAGATTTTCGTGAAGTCGGGGTGTGCCACCGTGCGCCGGTGACGCTCCGTCACTTGTGGCGGGACTGTCGTCGAGTGTGATGACCTCGTACGGATTGTGTCTCCGCACCTCGATGTGGTGCGGGTGGAGCGGGTGTGGGTGGCGGGCGGCGTGGTCCGCGTTGCGGCCTCCACGCGTGAGACGACGGTGGCCTGTCCGGATTGCGGCCGCGGTTCCGCGCGGGTGCACAGTCGCTACTGCCGCTCCCTGGCCGATGTCGCTGTCGGCGGGCGTCCGGTGCTGATCGAACTTTCCGTGCGGCGGCTGTTCTGCGACAGCCCGCGCTGCGACCGGCGGACGTTTGCCGAGCAGGTCGACGGACTGACCAAACGCTACCGACGCCGGAGCCCGCTGCTGCAGCATCTGGTGGAGATGACCGGCGTGCTCCTCGCCGGCCGCGGCGGCGCCCGGCTCCTGCAGATCCTGAAGGTGCCGCTGTCGCGGACCAGCGTCCTGTTCCACCTGATGCGCTTACCACTTCCGCCGGCTGCAACCCCGCGGGTCCTGGGCGTGGACGACTTCGCGCTGTACCGGGACGTCTACGGCACCCTGCTGGTGGATGGCGAGACGCGGTTGCCGATCGAGCTGTGGGAGGGGCGCGACGCGGAGCAGGTGACGGCCTGGCTGCGGACGCACCCCGGTGTCGAGGTGGTCTGTCGGGACGGGTCGCTGGTCTACCGCCAGGGCATCACCGAGGGTGCCCCGGAGGCGGTGCAGGTCAGCGACCGCTTTCACCTGTGGCAGGGGCTGTCGAAGCGGGTCGGGGACATCGCCGCCGCCCACCGCGGCTGTCTTGCCGCCGCGGTACCCGAGCCTGAAGCAACACCATCACAGGACGAACCTGTGGGACCGTCCAACCAGGCCGATACCCCGGCCCGGCGCCACGCGAAGCGGCTGTTCGAGGCGGTGCACGCGGTGACCGACACCGGCCGATCGATCAACGCCGCAGCCCGCGAGACGGGCTTAAACCGGCGCACCGTGAGCAAGTACGCCCGGGCAGCCACCTGGCAGGAATGCGTACGAACCAGCCGGCCCCGCCGGCCCACCAGCCTCGACCCCTACCTGGACTACCTGCGACAACGCTGGGAGGAAGGCGAGCACAACGCCACGGTGCTGCACCAGGAACTCCTCGCCAAGGGCTACCGCGGCCACTACCAGCGGATCAAAATGGCCGTCGCGCCGCTGCGCCGCGGCCTGCCGATCGACACGCCGCGCGAGCGGCCTCCCTCGCCCCGGCAAGTCGCCCGATGGATCACCACCACACCCTCCCGACGGAGCCTGCACGCCTCCGAGCAACTACGCCGGCTGTTCGAGCACTGCCCGGAACTGGACTGCACCCACGATCTGGTGCGCCAGTTCGCCGCCATGCTCGACACCCGCGACGCCGCCCCGCTGCCGGCCTGGCTCGAACACCTCACACGCTCCCGCCTCCCGCCCCTGGCGGGCCTGGCCAGCGCCATCCGGGAGGACCAGAGCGCGGTCGTGCAGGGCATCACCACCCCGTTCAGCTCCGGCGTCAACGAAGGCCGCATCACCGACCTCAAACTCCAAAAACGGATCATGGCCGGCCGCGCCGGAGTCCCACTCCTCCGCCACCGCGTCATCCACATGGCCATACTCCGACGCCACTACCAATAACAGAGCGTCACCGGCGCACGGTGGCACACCCCGACTTCACGAAAATCTTGCCAGGGCCGTGAACGTGCAGAGCCGCGTACGGATGAATGTGCAGAGTTCTTGATGTGTTGAGGGCTGGTGCCCGGCACTCTGCTTCCTGTCCTGTTCAGGGGGTGCAGAGGGGGGTGGGTCGTGGTCTTGGACCCGGAGCGCTGGCTGGAACTCCGGCGTTTTCGCGGCCTGGTCGAGTCCGGGGCGATGAGTCTGTCGGAGGTCGCGAAGGAGACCGGGCTTAACTGGCGGACCGTCAGTAAATACCTGTCTGCCGACGGGCCGGTATCGCCTCCGCGCCGGTTGCCGAACGGGCGGCTGCGGGCGAGGGTGATAGACGAGTTCGCGCCGCTGGTCGACTCGATGCTGCGTGCGGAGATCCTGATGAAGGCCGCGGTCATCCACGAACGTCTGGCCCAGGAGTACGGGTTCACTGGCAACTACCAGCGGACCAAGCTCTACGTTCAGGAAGCCCGCCCCCGGATCGCCGAGGAACTCGGCATCACGCCGAAGGAACTGGCCGGGATGCACCGCCGGTTCGAAGTCATCCCCGGTGCCCAGGCTCAGGTGGACTGGGGCGACGAGGGCAAGATCCTCGCCCACATGGGCATCGGCAAGGTCTACTCCTTCCACATGGTCTTGTCCTACTCCCGGGATCCGTTCTCCTGCTTTACCACCAGCCAGGATCTGCAGACCTTTTTCGACTGCCACCGCCGGGCGTTTGCCCACTTCGGCGGGGTGCCGATGACGATCGTCTACGACCGCACCAAGACCGTCGTCCGTCGGCATGTCGCCCCTGGCGAGGCTGTTCCGCTGCACCCGGAGGCGGTCGGGTTTGCCGGTCATTACGACTTCGACATCGACGTGCTGGCCGCCTACCGGCCCACCGGCAAGGGCCGCGTCGGGCGCCAGGTGCTGATCGTCCGTGACCATGTCCTGTCCGGCAGGGCCTTCTCCTCCGTCGAGGAGATGGACGCCGCCTTCACGGCCTGGGTGCCGCAGCGGCGGTCCCAGATCCACAAGACGCACCGGGAGGTCATCGGCGAGCGGGCCGCCCGCGACCACGCGGCCCTCAAACCGCTGCCGCCCACCCCGTATCTGGTGGCCGAGCGGCATCTGCGGCCGGTCGGCAAGGACTGCCTCGTCGCCTTCGGCGGCAACCTCTACTCGGTGCCCGCCCGCTGGGTCCGTCCACGCCAGCTGGTGGAGATCCGGGCCACGAAGTCACAGGTCATGCTGCACTCCACGGTGCCTGGCCCGGACGGCGTGACGCTGCTGGCGATGCACCCGAGAGCGGTCGGCCGCGGGGTGCGTGTCGTCAAGGAGACGCACTGGGACGGCCTGCCCACCGGCAAGGGACGCCGGACCACCACCGGCGACATCCCGTCCCGGCCGCAGCTCCGCGGCGAGGAAGCCGGCCCGTTGCAGGCTCTGCTGAACCGGGCCGCGGCCACGCGCGTCGAGGTCGGCCGCCGTCCGCTGTCGGTCTATGACGAGCTGACCGGCACTCGCCCCTTCACCACCCACCCGAGCACGAAGGAAACGTCTTGAGCGAGCTGGTCAGCACCCGCATCCGCAGCACGGCCGGCAAGCTCGGCCTGCCCCACCTGGCGGAAACCATCAACGAGTACACCCGGCGGGCCGACGAGGGGAAGCTGGGCTACCTCGACTTCCTCGACCTGGTGCTGTCCGAGGAACTCGCCGTCCGAGACGACCGCCGCTTCCGCAGCGGACTGCGCACATCGAGGCTGCCGCACCACAAAACGATCGACGAGTACGACTTCTCCTTCCAACCCGACCTGGACCCGCGCAAGGTCAAGGACCTCGCCACCCTCTCGTTCGTCGAGGCCAAGGCGAACGCCGCCCTGCTCGGGCCGCCCGGAGTCGGCAAGACGCACATCGCCGTCGCCCTCGCGGTCGCCGCCTGCCGGGCCGGCTACTCGATCTACTTCACCAGCCTCGACGACATGGTCCGCAACCTCAAGACCGCCGAGGCTGCAGGCCGGCTGACCAGCAAACTCGGCAGCTACCTGCGACCGAGCGTCCTCGTGGTCGACGAAGTCGGCTACCAGCCCCTCGAACGCGCCGAGGCGAACCTGGTCTTCCAGGTCATCTCCAAGCGCTACGAGAAGGGCTCGATCATCCTGACCTCGAACAAGACCTTCAGCGAATGGGGACAAGTGTTCGGAGACGAGGTCCTCGCCACCGCGATCCTCGACCGCCTCCTGCACCACTGCGAAGTGATCTCCATCAACGGCCCCAGCTACCGGCTCAAGAACCGCCTCAAGGCCATCGAGCGCGAAAACGAAGTCGCCTGACCCCTCTGCACGTTTATCCGTACGCGGCTCTGCACTTCAGGGGCCCTGGCAAGATTTTCGTGAAGTCGGGGTGTGCCACCGTGCGCCGGTGACGCTCTGTTATTGGTAGTGGCGTCGGAGTATGGCCATGTGGATGACGCGGTGGCGGAGGAGTGGGACTCCGGCGCGGCCGGCCATGATCCGTTTTTGGAGTTTGAGGTCGGTGATGCGGCCTTCGTTGACGCCGGAGCTGAACGGGGTGGTGATGCCCTGCACGACCGCGCTCTGGTCCTCCCGGATGGCGCTGGCCAGGCCCGCCAGGGGCGGGAGGCGGGAGCGTGTGAGGTGTTCGAGCCAGGCCGGCAGCGGGGCGGCGTCGCGGGTGTCGAGCATGGCGGCGAACTGGCGCACCAGATCGTGGGTGCAGTCCAGTTCCGGGCAGTGCTCGAACAGCCGGCGTAGTTGCTCGGAGGCGTGCAGGCTCCGTCGGGAGGGTGTGGTGGTGATCCATCGGGCGACTTGCCGGGGCGAGGGAGGCCGCTCGCGCGGCGTGTCGATCGGCAGGCCGCGGCGCAGCGGCGCGACGGCCATTTTGATCCGCTGGTAGTGGCCGCGGTAGCCCTTGGCGAGGAGTTCCTGGTGCAGCACCGTGGCGTTGTGCTCGCCTTCCTCCCAGCGTTGTCGCAGGTAGTCCAGGTAGGGGTCGAGGCTGGTGGGCCGGCGGGGCCGGCTGGTTCGTACGCATTCCTGCCAGGTGGCTGCCCGGGCGTACTTGCTCACGGTGCGCCGGTTTAAGCCCGTCTCGCGGGCTGCGGCGTTGATCGATCGGCCGGTGTCGGTCACCGCGTGCACCGCCTCGAACAGCCGCTTCGCGTGGCGCCGGGCCGGGGTATCGGCCTGGTTGGACGGTCCCACAGGTTCGTCCTGTGATGGTGTTGCTTCAGGCTCGGGTACCGCGGCGGCAAGACAGCCGCGGTGGGCGGCGGCGATGTCCCCGACCCGCTTCGACAGCCCCTGCCACAGGTGAAAGCGGTCGCTGACCTGCACCGCCTCCGGGGCACCCTCGGTGATGCCCTGGCGGTAGACCAGCGACCCGTCCCGACAGACCACCTCGACACCGGGGTGCGTCCGCAGCCAGGCCGTCACCTGCTCCGCGTCGCGCCCCTCCCACAGCTCGATCGGCAACCGCGTCTCGCCATCCACCAGCAGGGTGCCGTAGACGTCCCGGTACAGCGCGAAGTCGTCCACGCCCAGGACCCGCGGGGTTGCAGCCGGCGGAAGTGGTAAGCGCATCAGGTGGAACAGGACGCTGGTCCGCGACAGCGGCACCTTCAGGATCTGCAGGAGCCGGGCGCCGCCGCGGCCGGCGAGGAGCACGCCGGTCATCTCCACCAGATGCTGCAGCAGCGGGCTCCGGCGTCGGTAGCGTTTGGTCAGTCCGTCGACCTGCTCGGCAAACGTCCGCCGGTCGCAGCGCGGGCTGTCGCAGAACAGCCGCCGCACGGAAAGTTCGATCAGCACCGGACGCCCGCCGACAGCGACATCGGCCAGGGAGCGGCAGTAGCGACTGTGCACCCGCGCGGAACCGCGGCCGCAATCCGGACAGGCCACCGTCGTCTCACGCGTGGAGGCCGCAACGCGGACCACGCCGCCCGCCACCCACACCCGCTCCACCCGCACCACATCGAGGTGCGGAGACACAATCCGTACGAGGTCATCACACTCGACGACAGTCCCGCCACAAGTGACGGAGCGTCACCGGCGCACGGTGGCACACCCCGACTTCACGAAAATCTTGCCAGGGCCACTTCAGGTCGTACCCCGACACCGCATCCGCGCCGCCATGGAACGCATCCTGGCCGGGACCCCCGAACACTCCAACGGAGCCCTGACAATCGTCGCTCTGGCCCAAGAAGCCCAGCTCCCACGCAACGCACTCACCCAGCGCCACGTGGACCTGAAAATCGAGTTCTACGACAAGGTCCGGGAGCGCGGGCAGATACCGGACAGCGAGAAGCGGCTGCGGCAGCAGATCGTCAAGTTGAAAGAGCTCCGGGCCAATGACAAAGAGGAGATCGCGCAGCTCCAGGCCGACCGCGAGGGACTGGTCCGCATCGTGCACCAGCTCACGGTGGAGAACCGCCAGCTACGAGCCGAACTCGCCACCCCCGACAACAGAGTGCGGGTCCTTCCGACACAACCCCACCCCACCCGCTGAGCAGCTCAGGCGAGCAATCGCCACAGACGATCAGCCTGCCGCTCCGCGGTGCCTGGTGGATTTCTGACGTTCTTGTGGTCGAAGGCCAGGAGAAACAGCCAGACCAGGGCGAGAAGCCGGCGGCAGTCCCGCAACCGTGCTTCTTCGGCCGCGGCCAGGTCGAAGCAGGCCAGAAACGCGGGGACATCGAGCGGGTGCTCCACCCAGCTGCCCACGTGCTCCGTGATCTCCGCGAGTTCGAAAGCGCGATCACTGCGCCCCGAGTCCTCGAAGTCGACCACTCGGACCCGGGAGCCATCCCAGAGATAGTTGGCGAGGTTACCGTCTCCCGGGCCGAAGACCGGCGGGACCCGCGAAGCGTCGTCGCTGCTCAGCCCCGACTGGGTCAGCCACCGCAGTCCATCGTCCATGGCCCGCCCCACCAAGCCGTCGACCCGAGGACGAACCGTCACGGCCCACTCCTTGAGCTGGACGATGAGATCGTCCTGCTGCCCGGGCCGGACAGGAACTTGGCGAAGCACGTCGGCGGGCACTGCGGCATGCAGCTCGCTCACCGCGTCGGCCAGTGCTTTGACCTGCTCGCCTCCCAGGGGACACCCCCGCAGAGGAACACCGGCAAGACGGGACATCACCACTGTCGGCTCCTCAGCCGCAAGATCCGCAGTGCCAGGGACAGGAGCCAGCCCGGGCGCATACGCGGCCAACAACGTCAGAGCACGCCATTCACGCCCAGCACGCCCGCCGCCCCCACTGGAGAACCGCTTGACCACTTGGTCAGCAGCCAACTCGACCGCATGAGTGCCCCACCCGCCAGAGTCCATGAGTAGCGATCATGCCAGTTACACCGGCTACGAGTCCTATCCCCCTGCACCTTCCGTCGCCGGACAAGAGACGTGGCACAGCTTGCGACGCCCCCCGAGGAGAACATTCATTCCCGATCAGACCCACAGGTCTTCCGCCACGAGAAGGCACCTGAGCGAGCACCGTCCCGAGGAGGCAAGTACTCAACACGCTGAACTTGACGGGGAACCGCCCTGCCCCTCGCGCTCCTCGGCCAGGGCTTCCTCGACCGCCCCTGGCCAGCGGGCCCGGCCTGGCTGCTCCCCGCCGTCGCGGCGACGATCGTGACGACGGCCTTCCTCACGATCGAACTCCCCACCCGCCAGGCCCTGCGCACAGCCCCGGCGGACGCGGTCAGGGCGACATGAGGATCCACCCCCACCAACACCGCTGCCGCCACCAACAATGCCTTCCGCGGACATCTCCGGCCTGCCATCACGGAATGCCGTTGACGCTTGGAGGGGGGCGAACATCACGCCGGGTGCGACATCGGGTAGCCGGCCACCGGGCTCGTCGGCTGCCAGAGCGGCGAGAATGCGGTGGTGGCGTTGCCAGTCCAGTGGCCAGGGCAGTCGAGCGGTGCGCTCGGCATCCGGAGACAGCCGTGCGCACAAGGTGGACTTCGCGGACCGAGGGAAGAACGACTCTGCGGCGGCATTATCAGCGGAGGTGCCGACCGTTCCCATGGATCGGAGGATCCTGGCCTGACGAGCGCTGCGTCGGTGGCCTTCTTCGCTGCCCGCGCCGGCGCGGTCTTCAGCCATCGGTAGAACCCGGACCGGGACAGGTTCAGCACGGTGCGCAGCCGCTTCACGCCAAAGGCGTCGCGACGGTCGGCATCGAACCCGAAGCAGCCCACCAGTTCGTCTCGCCCTCAAAACACTTGGCCGCCCGGCGCAGGATGTCACGTTCCATCTCGAGATCGCGGACCTGCTTGCGCAAGCCCGCGATCTCCGCGTCCTTTGTGGACTCCGCGAGTGCCTCAGGACGCTCAGCCTTCTCCGCGGTCTTGATCCACTGCTGCAGTGTCTCGTGGCTCACACCGGGTTCGGCGGCGATGCGCGAGACGGGTCGGCCCGACGAACGGACCAGAGTCACGCGTCGGCCCGGAACTCCGCCGAGTACTTGCAGGTCCCCACTCGGGACTCCTTTCCCTGAATTCAAGATCCAGTGTAGGGGTGTCCACGATCAAGGTGGATGGCCCGTGCCCGGGCCGAGCTGTTCGTGTACACAAGCCTCGGCCAGGCCCGCCTGTTTCAGATCTGAATGGTGGCGAGCCAGTCGGTCAGCAGGCTGTTGACCTCGTCGGGGCGTTCCTGCTGGATCCAGTGGCCGCAGCCTTCCAGGAGGTGGGAGGCCGACAGGCGGGGGAGGGTAGTGGGGTAGGCGTCGATGGCGTCGGACATCCAGGTGGTGGAGGCGTCGAGGGTGCCGCCGATGAACAGGGACGGCTGCTTGATCGGGGCTCTGCGGTGGGGTGCGAGGTCTTCCCAGTCGCGGTCCATGGTGCGGTAGCGGTTGAGGGCGCCGGTCAGGCCGGTGCGCTCGAACTCTCCGGCGTAGATGTCGAGGTCGTCCTCGCTCAGCCATGCCGGGAGCGGGCCGGTGGGGAAACGGTCGCGCAGCCGGCCGCCGTGGGCGACGAAGTGCGGGGCGGGCTCGCCCTGGGCGGGCATTGTGTCGGCGGACAGGGCGGCATAGAAGCCCGCGAGCCAGCCTCGCACGTCAGGCTCGATCTCGGCCTCGGCGCGGCCGGGCTCCTGGAAGTAGGAGACGTAGAACTCCTGCTCGGGGCCTCCGATCTGGCCGAAGATGTCGGTGGGGCGGGGGCCGCCGGGCGGCGTGTACGGGACGCTCAGCAGGGCGACGGCCCGGAAGACCTCGGGGTGGAGCAGGGCGGAGGTGGCGGCGATGTTGGAGCCCCAGTCGTGGCCGACGACCACCGCGTTCTCCTCGCCGAGGGCGTGCACGAGGGCGACGTTGTCCTCCACCAGGTCCAGCATCCGGTAGGCATCGGTTGGGGCGGGCTTGGAGGAGCGGCCGTAGCCGCGCACGTCGAGCGCCACCGCCCGGTAGCCGGCCTCGGCGAGGGCCGGGAGCTGGCGGCGCCAGGAGTACCAGGACTCGGGGAAGCCGTGCACGAGCAGGACCAGCGGGCCGGTGCCCTGCTCGACCAGGTGCAGGCGCCCGGCAGGGGCCTCGACGGTGCGGTGGCGGAGTGCGGCGGACGTCTCGGGCTGCATGGGGCCTTCTCTCGGTTCGCGGGTGGACGCAGGTACGCATCGATCATGCGGCGCAGCAACCGTCCACCGCGATTACCGTTGCCACTCTGGCAAACTTGCAGGACAGGACGGTGGAGCGGCACGTCCGGAAGGGGGCCGAGCGGGTGGCAGGCGACGACGTGGCCGACACGCTGGCGTCGATGGGTTCCCGGCTGCGGGCCGCACGCGAACACCGCGGCTCCACGCTCACCGGCGTCAGCTGCGCGACCGGCATCTCCCCGAGCACGCTGTCGCGGATCGAGACCAGCCGACGCAAGCCCACCCTGGAAGTGGTGTTGCAGTTGGCGAAGGAGTACGGCCTCTCACTGGACGAGCTGGCCGGCACCGCACCCGCTCCTGCGGCCGAGCCCCGTGCCTCCGCGCTCCAGCGTTTCGGCGATGACAAGGCGGTGCTGCCGCTGACCCGGTACGTCGGGGGCCTGCACGCCCACAAACACGTCCTACCTCCCGTCCAGGAGCCGCCCGCGCGGCCCCGGCAGGTCTCCCACGACGGCTGGGAATGGCTGTGCGTCCTGTACGGGCGGCTGTGGCTCGCACTCGGCGACCAGGACCTCGTCCTGAGTGCCGGAGACGTCGCGGAGTTCGACACCCGAAATCCCCACGGGGTCGCGAACGCCGGCCCCGGCGGCCCGGTCGAGTACCTGATCATGTTCGGGCCGCAGGGAGAGCGCCTGCGACCGCGCACCCCGCCCGCCCCGGCCACAGGGCCCCGGTAGCAAGCAGCGAACGAACGGCCTGACGTCCCGGATACGCCCAGGATGTCGGGCCTCTTCCTCGTCGTCCTCAGCGGCGTCGGGGTCGCGTAAGGGACGCAGGCCCTGGCCGGGGTCGCTGGCGTGGCCTTCGCGAATGCCTACGGGCAGTGGATCACCACGCGCGGCGCGAGATCGTCACCGACCGCCTGGCGGCGGCGAGCGCCGCTCCCAGGGCCGGGTGCCGGGCGACCAGGGCGTGGGCCCAGCGATCTCCGTACGACTCCATGCGCAGCACCTGCTCCATGGCCTGACCGCCGCGCCAGCCCGGCCCGGCGAGCTTGGTGGCGCCCGATACGCCGTAGGACATCGTGGCCTGTAGGGCGATGTGGCGCAGGGCCGCGTCCGTGATCCGCCGACTGTTCGGGAAGAGCCGGGGGCCACCAGGCGGTGGCTTCCTCCGAGTCAAACCTCCGCCCTGCCGCCCGCAGCCGTCGAGGCGGAGTCCCCGACAGAGACGGCGGAGACTCCAGTCGCTCGTTCGGATTATCAACCCGAGTAGCTAGTGTTCTGAGTCAGGAATTCTGTTCAGATATCTGCCGAGGCGTTCGAGGATCTCGTCTGCGGTCTTCGTCCAGATGTAGGGCTTGGGGTCGGTGTTCCACGCGGCGATCCAGTCGCGGATGTCCTTCTCCAGTGCGGGGACGGATTTGTGGACGCCTCGCCGTATCTGCTTGTTGGTGAGTTCGGCGAACCATCGCTCGACGAGGTTCAGCCAGGACGCCCCGGTGGGGGTGAAGTGCAGGTGGAAGCGGGGGTGTGCCAGCAGCCACTTCTTGATGTCCGGCGTCTTGTGGGTGGCGTAGTTGTCGCAGATCAGATGGATGTCCAGCCCGATGGGCACCTGCTTGTCGAGCTTGATCAGGAACTTCTTG
This DNA window, taken from Streptomyces sp. SCSIO 30461, encodes the following:
- a CDS encoding alpha/beta hydrolase; amino-acid sequence: MQPETSAALRHRTVEAPAGRLHLVEQGTGPLVLLVHGFPESWYSWRRQLPALAEAGYRAVALDVRGYGRSSKPAPTDAYRMLDLVEDNVALVHALGEENAVVVGHDWGSNIAATSALLHPEVFRAVALLSVPYTPPGGPRPTDIFGQIGGPEQEFYVSYFQEPGRAEAEIEPDVRGWLAGFYAALSADTMPAQGEPAPHFVAHGGRLRDRFPTGPLPAWLSEDDLDIYAGEFERTGLTGALNRYRTMDRDWEDLAPHRRAPIKQPSLFIGGTLDASTTWMSDAIDAYPTTLPRLSASHLLEGCGHWIQQERPDEVNSLLTDWLATIQI
- a CDS encoding helix-turn-helix domain-containing protein, translating into MAGDDVADTLASMGSRLRAAREHRGSTLTGVSCATGISPSTLSRIETSRRKPTLEVVLQLAKEYGLSLDELAGTAPAPAAEPRASALQRFGDDKAVLPLTRYVGGLHAHKHVLPPVQEPPARPRQVSHDGWEWLCVLYGRLWLALGDQDLVLSAGDVAEFDTRNPHGVANAGPGGPVEYLIMFGPQGERLRPRTPPAPATGPR